The following coding sequences lie in one Mercenaria mercenaria strain notata chromosome 5, MADL_Memer_1, whole genome shotgun sequence genomic window:
- the LOC123557272 gene encoding titin homolog isoform X4, whose amino-acid sequence MSFTKKLFRSVSVPAAGKSTSQESEQSLISVDGSEEDLFSSNWKSGVASVKTGRSTSLDSLPENQMEEMDFEAVQMRSTSLSNEAAKHRISVKPKTKRLSKKMSMRKRERSPASQLPDVKEEPPTKSQADQEPKQTVPHKTVISTTIPVGPSADSNVHVIPKSEPRDIPSQPEVTLRSHVKDVARSDPRDIPQSTTQIEEKSRPRSLSPLSTSPVSQSMLHEVKLRKRPVSGKFDGEDVNKETDNSENELAKAFNRAKRISKKFDEEGNVVDVNVKPGVKVQEKEIEVKKLVEVTKPVSETKTLPVTSPVKDSPASPVSGVSFVLKKEPLRPGNKTESSKSVNNELKDIPKVAAAEPKATITETPKSVTISTATDAEKAKEIKSTEKEAKVDLPTASPKQGSPEKLASPREEYKLKRAARSKTLPVSKDIMDKSEEVETKLATNRLGSPPLGNRERNDYDSVEVGVKSASIQSKRSSWAPASATTANAAEPAWVVRARLKQMEQEKKAEEDKPDAAKEVKNEVKGASQNSFIKSEKVETVKSANEQKTDIPKGTVQTGGVKSWAQSYSAKPFEKPTVSIASKPNVGVVKTSVHSVKPPVTANLEQQTKATVSVNSMASSNVVASANSKPVATTSAKPTVSSVNKPTVSSTVSKPTVTASAKTAVSVASKPGFAKPLGTASSKSTVTVSAASSADKPTSQISKPTVSVSGTLSSDKPFSQSVKSTSGFGGVSSASSNFSRSFTAKSVTGVQKTGQDMKPASQSSVKPVSISRADSKDSTNKSISVSSITKTHNQDNKKTDNDMKNTSTATSTVKTGSYFDKSKTAFSSTGTKPDTSSAVPPWKQALNQRKPSAGAQQVKIEIIDKDTEKPAQKKVDEKAAPVQIREKPEKCGNISASRPSKVLDMVKSFQKLQVT is encoded by the exons ATGAGTTTTACAAAGAAGCTGTTCAGATCAGTG TCTGTACCGGCAGCGGGCAAGTCAACCAGTCAAGAGAGTGAACAGAGTCTGATAAGTGTGGATGGTTCCGAGGAG GATCTGTTCTCAAGCAACTGGAAGTCTGGTGTAGCCTCGGTAAAAACTGGTAGATCCACATCCTTAGATAGCTTACCAG AAAATCAGATGGAGGAGATGGACTTTGAAGCAGTACAGATGAGATCAACAAGTCTCAGTAATGAGGCAGCCAAACATCGTATCTCTGTAAAACCAAAGACAAAAAGACTATCGAAAAAAATGTCCATGaggaaaagggag AGATCTCCAGCATCACAGTTACCTGATGTAAAGGAAGAACCTCCCACAAAGTCACAGGCAGATCAAG aGCCAAAACAGACAGTTCCTCACAAGACTGTTATTTCAACTACCATCCCTGTAGGACCATCGGCAGATTCTAATGTTCATGTCATACCAAAGTCTGAACCTAGGGATATCCCAAGTCAGCCAGAGGTCACGCTGAGGTCACATGTCAAGGATGTTGCCAGGTCAGACCCCAGAGATATTCCACAGTCAACAACACAGATTGAAGAAAAGAGTAGACCACGATCTTTGTCACCGCTGTCTACAAGTCCGGTGTCACAGTCTATGCTACATGAAGTCAAACTAAGGAAGAGACCGGTGTCTGGCAAGTTCGATGGTGAAGATGTTAATAAGGAAACAGATAACAGTGAAAATGAACTGGCAAAAGCCTTTAATAGAGCAAAGAGAATTTCtaaaaagtttgatgaagaggGTAATGTTGTAGATGTGAATGTAAAGCCAGGTGTAAAGGTTCAAGAGAAAGAAATAGAAGTGAAAAAGCTGGTAGAAGTAACAAAACCTGTGTCAGAAACTAAGACTTTGCCAGTTACTTCACCTGTGAAAGACTCGCCTGCTTCTCCCGTATCAGGGGTAAGCTTTGTGTTGAAAAAAGAGCCTTTGCGACCtggaaacaaaacagaaagttcAAAAAGTGTTAATAATGAACTAAAAGATATTCCAAAAGTTGCAGCAGCAGAGCCAAAAGCTACGATAACAGAAACTCCAAAGTCTGTTACTATAAGCACTGCCACTGATGCTGAAAAGGCAAAAGAAATTAAATCGACGGAGAAAGAGGCTAAAGTAGATTTGCCAACAGCATCACCAAAGCAAGGATCACCAGAGAAACTAGCTTCTCCTAGGGAAGAATATAAACTCAAAAGAGCAGCTAGAAGTAAAACACTGCCAGTTTCTAAAGATATTATGGACAAATCTGAAGAAGTAGAAACCAAGTTAGCAACTAACAGGTTAGGAAGTCCTCCACTTGGAAATCGGGAAAGAAATGATTATGACAGTGTTGAAGTTGGTGTGAAATCTGCAAGTATTCAGTCTAAAAGGTCGTCCTGGGCTCCGGCCAGTGCAACTACAGCAAATGCTGCAGAACCTGCTTGGGTTGTACGCGCAAGACTGAAACAAATGGAACAGGAGAAGAAAGCAGAAGAAGATAAACCTGATGCTGCAAAAGAAGTTAAGAACGAAGTGAAGGGAGCAAGTCAGAATAGtttcattaaaagtgaaaaagttgAAACTGTTAAATCAGCAAATGAACAAAAAACTGATATTCCAAAGGGCACAGTGCAAACAGGTGGAGTTAAGTCATGGGCTCAAAGTTACAGTGCAAAACCATTTGAAAAGCCAACAGTTTCTATAGCATCTAAACCAAATGTTGGTGTAGTTAAAACAAGTGTTCATTCTGTAAAGCCTCCTGTAACTGCAAACTTGGAACAACAAACTAAAGCAACTGTTTCAGTAAATTCAATGGCTAGTTCTAATGTGGTAGCCTCAGCAAATTCAAAGCCCGTAGCAACAACTTCTGCCAAACCAACAGTTTCATCTGTTAACAAGCCAACAGTTTCGTCAACTGTTTCTAAACCAACAGTTACAGCTTCTGCTAAAACAGCTGTTTCAGTTGCATCAAAACCTGGATTTGCAAAACCATTAGGGACAGCAAGTTCGAAGTCAACTGTCACAGTGTCTGCAGCTTCAAGTGCTGATAAACCCACTTCCCAGATTTCAAAACCAACAGTTTCAGTTTCTGGAACATTAAGTTCCGATAAACCATTTTCTCAAAGTGTAAAATCAACATCCGGATTTGGGGGAGTTTCTTCTGCTTCAAGTAACTTTTCAAGGTCTTTTACTGCAAAATCTGTGACTGGCGTTCAAAAGACTGGACAGGATATGAAGCCAGCCTCACAATCTTCCGTTAAACCTGTCAGTATTTCAAGAGCAGATTCAAAAGATTCTACAAATAAATCTATATCTGTAAGCAGCATTACTAAAACACACAATCAAGACAACAAAAAAACTGacaatgatatgaaaaacacaagcaCAGCAACCTCAACTGTGAAAACTGGCAGCTACTTCGATAAATCAAAAACAGCATTTAGTAGTACTGGCACAAAGCCGGATACAAGCTCGGCAGTGCCACCATGGAAACAAGCTCTGAATCAGCGGAAACCTTCCGCTGGAGCCCAGCAAGTGAAgatagaaataattgataaagATACAGAGAAGCCAGCTCAGAAAAAGGTGGATGAG
- the LOC123557272 gene encoding titin homolog isoform X5, protein MYYQANKSVPAAGKSTSQESEQSLISVDGSEEDLFSSNWKSGVASVKTGRSTSLDSLPENQMEEMDFEAVQMRSTSLSNEAAKHRISVKPKTKRLSKKMSMRKRERSPASQLPDVKEEPPTKSQADQEPKQTVPHKTVISTTIPVGPSADSNVHVIPKSEPRDIPSQPEVTLRSHVKDVARSDPRDIPQSTTQIEEKSRPRSLSPLSTSPVSQSMLHEVKLRKRPVSGKFDGEDVNKETDNSENELAKAFNRAKRISKKFDEEGNVVDVNVKPGVKVQEKEIEVKKLVEVTKPVSETKTLPVTSPVKDSPASPVSGVSFVLKKEPLRPGNKTESSKSVNNELKDIPKVAAAEPKATITETPKSVTISTATDAEKAKEIKSTEKEAKVDLPTASPKQGSPEKLASPREEYKLKRAARSKTLPVSKDIMDKSEEVETKLATNRLGSPPLGNRERNDYDSVEVGVKSASIQSKRSSWAPASATTANAAEPAWVVRARLKQMEQEKKAEEDKPDAAKEVKNEVKGASQNSFIKSEKVETVKSANEQKTDIPKGTVQTGGVKSWAQSYSAKPFEKPTVSIASKPNVGVVKTSVHSVKPPVTANLEQQTKATVSVNSMASSNVVASANSKPVATTSAKPTVSSVNKPTVSSTVSKPTVTASAKTAVSVASKPGFAKPLGTASSKSTVTVSAASSADKPTSQISKPTVSVSGTLSSDKPFSQSVKSTSGFGGVSSASSNFSRSFTAKSVTGVQKTGQDMKPASQSSVKPVSISRADSKDSTNKSISVSSITKTHNQDNKKTDNDMKNTSTATSTVKTGSYFDKSKTAFSSTGTKPDTSSAVPPWKQALNQRKPSAGAQQVKIEIIDKDTEKPAQKKVDEKAAPVQIREKPEKCGNISASRPSKVLDMVKSFQKLQVT, encoded by the exons TCTGTACCGGCAGCGGGCAAGTCAACCAGTCAAGAGAGTGAACAGAGTCTGATAAGTGTGGATGGTTCCGAGGAG GATCTGTTCTCAAGCAACTGGAAGTCTGGTGTAGCCTCGGTAAAAACTGGTAGATCCACATCCTTAGATAGCTTACCAG AAAATCAGATGGAGGAGATGGACTTTGAAGCAGTACAGATGAGATCAACAAGTCTCAGTAATGAGGCAGCCAAACATCGTATCTCTGTAAAACCAAAGACAAAAAGACTATCGAAAAAAATGTCCATGaggaaaagggag AGATCTCCAGCATCACAGTTACCTGATGTAAAGGAAGAACCTCCCACAAAGTCACAGGCAGATCAAG aGCCAAAACAGACAGTTCCTCACAAGACTGTTATTTCAACTACCATCCCTGTAGGACCATCGGCAGATTCTAATGTTCATGTCATACCAAAGTCTGAACCTAGGGATATCCCAAGTCAGCCAGAGGTCACGCTGAGGTCACATGTCAAGGATGTTGCCAGGTCAGACCCCAGAGATATTCCACAGTCAACAACACAGATTGAAGAAAAGAGTAGACCACGATCTTTGTCACCGCTGTCTACAAGTCCGGTGTCACAGTCTATGCTACATGAAGTCAAACTAAGGAAGAGACCGGTGTCTGGCAAGTTCGATGGTGAAGATGTTAATAAGGAAACAGATAACAGTGAAAATGAACTGGCAAAAGCCTTTAATAGAGCAAAGAGAATTTCtaaaaagtttgatgaagaggGTAATGTTGTAGATGTGAATGTAAAGCCAGGTGTAAAGGTTCAAGAGAAAGAAATAGAAGTGAAAAAGCTGGTAGAAGTAACAAAACCTGTGTCAGAAACTAAGACTTTGCCAGTTACTTCACCTGTGAAAGACTCGCCTGCTTCTCCCGTATCAGGGGTAAGCTTTGTGTTGAAAAAAGAGCCTTTGCGACCtggaaacaaaacagaaagttcAAAAAGTGTTAATAATGAACTAAAAGATATTCCAAAAGTTGCAGCAGCAGAGCCAAAAGCTACGATAACAGAAACTCCAAAGTCTGTTACTATAAGCACTGCCACTGATGCTGAAAAGGCAAAAGAAATTAAATCGACGGAGAAAGAGGCTAAAGTAGATTTGCCAACAGCATCACCAAAGCAAGGATCACCAGAGAAACTAGCTTCTCCTAGGGAAGAATATAAACTCAAAAGAGCAGCTAGAAGTAAAACACTGCCAGTTTCTAAAGATATTATGGACAAATCTGAAGAAGTAGAAACCAAGTTAGCAACTAACAGGTTAGGAAGTCCTCCACTTGGAAATCGGGAAAGAAATGATTATGACAGTGTTGAAGTTGGTGTGAAATCTGCAAGTATTCAGTCTAAAAGGTCGTCCTGGGCTCCGGCCAGTGCAACTACAGCAAATGCTGCAGAACCTGCTTGGGTTGTACGCGCAAGACTGAAACAAATGGAACAGGAGAAGAAAGCAGAAGAAGATAAACCTGATGCTGCAAAAGAAGTTAAGAACGAAGTGAAGGGAGCAAGTCAGAATAGtttcattaaaagtgaaaaagttgAAACTGTTAAATCAGCAAATGAACAAAAAACTGATATTCCAAAGGGCACAGTGCAAACAGGTGGAGTTAAGTCATGGGCTCAAAGTTACAGTGCAAAACCATTTGAAAAGCCAACAGTTTCTATAGCATCTAAACCAAATGTTGGTGTAGTTAAAACAAGTGTTCATTCTGTAAAGCCTCCTGTAACTGCAAACTTGGAACAACAAACTAAAGCAACTGTTTCAGTAAATTCAATGGCTAGTTCTAATGTGGTAGCCTCAGCAAATTCAAAGCCCGTAGCAACAACTTCTGCCAAACCAACAGTTTCATCTGTTAACAAGCCAACAGTTTCGTCAACTGTTTCTAAACCAACAGTTACAGCTTCTGCTAAAACAGCTGTTTCAGTTGCATCAAAACCTGGATTTGCAAAACCATTAGGGACAGCAAGTTCGAAGTCAACTGTCACAGTGTCTGCAGCTTCAAGTGCTGATAAACCCACTTCCCAGATTTCAAAACCAACAGTTTCAGTTTCTGGAACATTAAGTTCCGATAAACCATTTTCTCAAAGTGTAAAATCAACATCCGGATTTGGGGGAGTTTCTTCTGCTTCAAGTAACTTTTCAAGGTCTTTTACTGCAAAATCTGTGACTGGCGTTCAAAAGACTGGACAGGATATGAAGCCAGCCTCACAATCTTCCGTTAAACCTGTCAGTATTTCAAGAGCAGATTCAAAAGATTCTACAAATAAATCTATATCTGTAAGCAGCATTACTAAAACACACAATCAAGACAACAAAAAAACTGacaatgatatgaaaaacacaagcaCAGCAACCTCAACTGTGAAAACTGGCAGCTACTTCGATAAATCAAAAACAGCATTTAGTAGTACTGGCACAAAGCCGGATACAAGCTCGGCAGTGCCACCATGGAAACAAGCTCTGAATCAGCGGAAACCTTCCGCTGGAGCCCAGCAAGTGAAgatagaaataattgataaagATACAGAGAAGCCAGCTCAGAAAAAGGTGGATGAG